In Panicum virgatum strain AP13 chromosome 4N, P.virgatum_v5, whole genome shotgun sequence, a single window of DNA contains:
- the LOC120669918 gene encoding superoxide dismutase [Fe] 1, chloroplastic-like, producing the protein MASTVLVGVGGGPSLGPVAASNCSSAAASFTQRAGGDPRRRGRRLVLLRRGGAGGERTGRWNRTVFHCANDANVVTEDDTVDGDATDDESETDLEATANDTIGSDGDTEDEPEDVEWIKQQPLPYPFDALEPYISKETVQQHWGVHQQMHVDRLNSMIGGSEWEGMPLGQMMLSSFNEGREQPHPPFFHAAQVWNHDFYWRSMKPGGGGKPPERLLKFINRDFGSYEHMIQLFMDAALTQFGSGWVWLSYKGSKLPYVKSRSPIPSDNYGRLVISKTPNAINPLVWGHSPLLAIDVWEHAYYLDYEDRRADYVDAVIEKLVSWEAVESRLTKAIQRAVERDGHLKKRILKKRQLAQASGQIRAKPQEARRP; encoded by the exons ATGGCGTCCACCGTGCTGGTGGGAGTGGGCGGCGGCCCCTCTCTCGGTCCCGTCGCCGCCTCCAActgcagctccgccgccgcatcctTCACCCAGCGAGCCGGTGGCGACCCCCGACGGcgtggccgccgcctcgtcctccTACGGAGAGGAGGTGCTGGG GGAGAGAGGACAGGTAGATGGAACCGGACAGTATTTCATTGTGCCAATGACGCAAATGTCGTGACTGAGGATGATACTGTGGATGGTGATGCTACTGATGATGAAAGTGAAACAGACCTTGAGGCTACCGCTAATGACACTATTGGTTCTGATGGTGATACCGAAGATGAACCTGAGGATGTTGAGTGGATAAAGCAGCAGCCACTTCCTTATCCTTTT GATGCTCTGGAGCCATACATAAGCAAGGAGACGGTTCAGCAGCACTGGGGTGTTCATCAGCAGATGCATGTGGATAGGCTCAACAGCATGATCGGTGGCAGTGAGTGGGAAGGCATGCCACTGGGGCAGATGATGCTGTCCTCTTTCAACGAGGGCAGGGAGCAGCCTCATCCTCCCTTCTTCCATGCTGCCCAG GTATGGAACCATGATTTTTATTGGCGATCCATGAAACCTGGTGGTGGGGGCAAACCACCGGAACGGCTTCTGAAGTTTATTAATAGAGACTTTGGCTCCTATGAGCACATGATCCAACTATTCATGGATGCTGCACTGACTCAGTTTGGTTCTGGATGGGTTTGGCTTTCTT ACAAAGGAAGCAAGTTGCCATATGTGAAATCAAGAAGTCCAATCCCATCTGACAATTATGGTAGGCTGGTAATCTCAAAGACTCCAAATGCCATCAACCCTCTTGTTTGGGGCCACTCT CCGCTCCTTGCCATTGATGTTTGGGAG CATGCATACTACCTGGATTACGAG GATCGAAGGGCTGATTACGTTGACGCGGTCATAGAGAAGCTTGTGTCGTGGGAAGCAGTTGAGTCGAGGCTAACAAAAGCCATACAACGGGCGGTAGAAAGAGATGGGCATCTCAAGAAGAGAATTCTGAAGAAACGACAATTGGCTCAGGCGAGTGGCCAGATTAGAGCTAAGCCGCAAGAGGCAAGGAGACCATGA